In Athalia rosae chromosome 6, iyAthRosa1.1, whole genome shotgun sequence, one DNA window encodes the following:
- the LOC105690387 gene encoding NADH dehydrogenase [ubiquinone] 1 beta subcomplex subunit 2, mitochondrial-like codes for MLTSRGLNLMRALREVSKMNHQLGLQQVRNSGGCVYRIPAAQPSRKSIIWSEMLGGLAWWWILWHVWHEPDHLIGEFPYPDPSQWTDEELGIPPDDVNI; via the exons ATGTTAACTTCTCGAGGATTAAACCTAATGAGAGCCCTCAGAGAGGTGTCTAAAATGAACCATCAACTGGGCCTACAACAGGTGCGAAATTCAGGCGG TTGCGTTTATCGCATACCTGCTGCTCAGCCTTCTCGCAAGAGTATAATTTGGAGTGAAATGCTTGGAGGATTGGCATGGTGGTGGATTTTGTGGCATGTGTGGCACGAGCCCGACCATCTCATT GGGGAATTTCCTTACCCTGATCCTTCGCAATGGACTGATGAAGAATTAGGAATCCCTCCAGATGATGTCAATATCTAA
- the LOC105690428 gene encoding protein N-lysine methyltransferase METTL21D-like yields the protein MDDDNDIFIREFELESRKVTLTLYQKEVGEVSCVVWDASLVLAKYLDVLCRDDRLGKDWLLNKKVLELGAGLGCVGMTAACLGAEVVLTDLANVLPALNKNIEMNKHHWKNCGGSAKAQELAWSKDAVIDFKPDIVVLADCVYYTESIEPLLNTLERLCGATSNTYALLSQEERDTPNQKPVWSQFVDAIKKRFKITPVMLAEQHPTYSSHDIRLLKLTLPSQN from the exons atggatgatgataatgacatTTTTATCCGAGAGTTTGAACTGGAAAGTCGAAAAGTAACATTGACGTTGTACCAAAAAGAGGTGGGTGAGGTTAGCTGTGTTGTATGGGATGCTTCCTTGGTACTGGCAAAATACCTTGATGTATTATGCAGAGACGACAGACTCGGAAAAGATTGGCTTCTCAATAAGAAAGTATTAGAATTAGGTGCAGGTCTCGGCTGTGTTGGGATGACTGCTGCGTGCCTtgg GGCTGAGGTAGTTCTAACAGACCTTGCCAACGTACTTCCagcgttgaataaaaatattgagaTGAACAAACATCACTGGAAAAACTGTGGTGGATCTGCCAAGGCGCAAGAATTAGCTTGGAGTAAGGATGCTGTAATTGATTTCAAACCTGATATTGTTGTCTTAGCAGATTGTGTCTATTATACAGAG TCAATCGAACCATTGTTGAATACTTTGGAAAGACTATGTGGAGCTACAAGTAATACATATGCATTACTCTCACAAGAAGAGAGGGATACGCCGAACCAAAAGCCAGTATGGAGCCAATTTGTTGATGCCATTAAAAAAAGGTTCAAGATTACACCTGTGATGTTAGCAGAACAACACCCAACATACTCAAGCCATGACATACGTTTATTAAAACTCACTCTACCATCACAGAATTAA
- the LOC105690427 gene encoding cell division cycle 5-like protein has translation MPRIMIKGGVWRNTEDEILKAAVMKYGKNQWSRIASLLHRKSAKQCKARWFEWLDPSIKKTEWSREEDEKLLHLAKLMPTQWRTIAPIIGRTAAQCLERYEYLLDQAQKKEEGEDAADDPRKLKPGEIDPNPETKPARPDPKDMDEDELEMLSEARARLANTQGKKAKRKAREKQLEEARRLAALQKRRELRAAGITVSQKHKRKRGVNYNSEIPFEKRPALGFYDTSLEHIDPLAADFSRMRQQHLDGDLRQEKEEMERRKDKQKLKQRKENDIPMGMLNNQEPVKKRSKLVLPEPQISDQELQQVVKLGRASEVAREVATESGVTLSDSLLADYSLTPNVAATPRTPAATDRILQEAQNVMALTHVDTPLKGGLNTPLHSSDFSSVLPANNVVATPNTVLATPFRSQRTDGTPTNSFNTPTSARSQAGALVPTPVRDKLSINPEEVLEGSETPALHKQVKEQLRAGLSTLPTPRNDYEIVVPEGEGEDENGTDPSDNIVEDQADIDARRQQEIIEQKKKDLAQRSQVIQRDMPRPVDVNMNILRPLMDTPLTDLQRAEELIKREMITMLQYDALQNPVPATTKRGASSSIVQATAFLEQHPYIDYEQDDLAEARKLLEQEMAVVREGMAHGDLSIDAYTTVWEECLSQVLYLENQKRYTRATLASKKDRVEACERKLEENRVHMTGEAKRAAKMEKKLKILTGGYQTRAQGLTKQMHDLWEQIEQAHLELSTFKFLQGQEEAAVPRRLNALMEDVNRQTERERTLQARFAELQEQLQQISVQ, from the exons ATGCCACGTATTATGATAAAGGGTGGTGTTTGGCGCAACACCGAA GATGAGATCCTGAAAGCAGCTGTTATGAAATATGGCAAAAATCAATGGTCTCGTATAGCATCTCTGCTGCACAGAAAATCAGCCAAACAATGCAAAGCCAGATGGTTTGAATGGCTGGATCCCAGCATCAAAAAGACAGAATGGAGCCGAGAGGAAGACGAAAAGCTGTTACATCTAGCAAAGCTCATGCCCACACAGTGGCGCACCATAGCTCCAATTATTGGGCGTACTGCTGCTCAGTGTTTAGAACGTTACGAGTATCTACT CGATCAggctcaaaaaaaagaagaaggagaagatgCTGCCGATGACCCACGTAAATTGAAACCTGGTGAAATTGATCCTAATCCAGAAACAAAACCAGCCCGTCCTGATCCAAAAGATATGGATGAAGACG aaCTTGAAATGTTATCGGAGGCTCGCGCTAGACTGGCAAATACACAGGGTAAAAAAGCAAAGCGTAAGGCTCGTGAAAAGCAGCTGGAAGAAGCTCGACGACTCGCAGCCTTACAAAAACGGAGGGAGTTACGTGCTGCCGGTATTACTGTTTCTCAGAAGCACAAACGGAAGCGTGGAGTTAATTACAACTCTGAGATTCCGTTTGAAAAACGACCAGCTCTGGGATTTTATGATACTTCCTTGGAGCACATAGACCCATTAGCGGCTGATTTTTCTAGAATGAGACAGCAACATTTAGACGGCGATCTCAggcaagaaaaagaagag ATGGAACGGCGTAAAGATAAGCAGAAGCTCAagcagagaaaagaaaacgatattCCAATGGGAATGCTCAACAATCAAGAACCTGTGAAGAAGAGAAGCAAACTGGTCTTACCAGAGCCACAAATATCTGATCAGGAATTGCAACAAGTTGTGAAACTCGGTCGAGCTTctgag GTTGCTCGAGAAGTTGCGACTGAAAGTGGAGTGACTTTATCCGATAGTTTGTTGGCTGATTATTCTTTGACTCCCAATGTGGCAGCAACGCCGCGCACACCAGCTGCTACAGACAGAATTCTTCAGGAGGCTCAAAATGTCATGGCGCTGACCCATGTCGATACACCTCTTAAAG GTGGGTTGAATACTCCACTGCATAGTTCCGACTTTAGCAGTGTATTGCCAGCCAATAACGTTGTGGCTACCCCAAATACCGTTTTGGCGACGCCGTTCCGTTCGCAACGCACAGACGGTACTCCAACAAATTCTTTCAATACCCCGACGTCTGCACGAAGTCAAGCTGGAGCTTTGGTACCAACACCTGTTCGCGATAAGCTGAGTATTAATCCAGAAGAAGTTTTAGAGGGTTCGGAGACTCCTGCTCTTCATAAACAG GTGAAGGAACAGCTGCGTGCAGGATTAAGCACTTTACCAACACCTAGGAACGATTACGAGATAGTAGTTCCCGAAGGAGAAGGTGAGGACGAAAACGGAACTGATCCATCAGATAACATTGTCGAGGATCAAGCTGACATAGATGCGAGACGTCAACAAGAGATAATAGAGCAAA agaaaaaagatcttGCACAGAGATCACAAGTGATCCAAAGAGATATGCCTAGACCTGTAGATGTGAATATGAATATCTTGAGACCACTTATGGACACCCCATTAACCGACTTACAGAGG GCTGAAGAGCTaattaaaagagaaatgatCACAATGCTGCAGTATGACGCATTACAAAATCCAGTACCAGCGACCACCAAACGAGGAGCATCCTCGTCGATTGTACAAGCTACAGCATTTCTTGAACAGCATCCCTACATTGACTACGAACAAGACGATTTGGCCGAA GCACGTAAGCTCTTGGAGCAGGAAATGGCCGTCGTACGAGAGGGAATGGCTCATGGAGATCTTAGTATTGATGCCTATACCACTGTCTGGGAAGAATGTTTATCACAAGTATTATACTTAGAGAATCAGAAGCGATATACGAGAGCTACATTAGCCTCTAAAAAAGACAGAGTTGAAGCTTGTGAACGAAAACTGGAAGAAAATAGAGTTCACATGACAGGAGAAGCAAAACGAGCTGccaaaatggaaaagaagcTCAAAATATTGACGGGAGGGTATCAG ACACGTGCCCAAGGATTAACGAAACAAATGCATGATTTGTGGGAACAAATTGAGCAAGCTCACCTGGAGTTATCGACGTTCAAATTCCTCCAAGGACAAGAAGAAGCGGCCGTACCAAGACGGCTGAATGCACTCATGGAAGATGTTAACAGGCAAACAGAACGAGAGCGTACCCTACAAGCTAGGTTTGCAGAGCTTCAAGAACAATTGCAACAGATATCAGTGCAATAA
- the LOC105690383 gene encoding aldehyde dehydrogenase-like: protein MAGLDSTPKPDPTPKVLYTKLFIDNEFVDAEGGKTFPTINPSTGTKIIDISEASPADVDKAVAAAKRAFARGSPWRLTSGAQRAAMMHKLADLIVQHQDEIASLESLDNGKPFANAYGEVLNAAELIRYYAGWADKVHGLTVPSDDGSFCLTRKEPIGVVGQITPWNYPMVMVALKLAPALAAGCTCVFKPAEQTSLTALRVASFVKEAGFPPGVINFVPGFGQTGAALTAHKDVAKISFTGSTEVGHLILKAAGESNLKRVTLELGGKSPLVIFNDADLDLAAQHAHEGLFHNAGQTCCAPTRVFVQSKVYDEFVKKAVALALEKKVGDPFVPGVNQGPQIDTETFDKILGLIESGKKEGAKLETGGKRLGKAGYFVEPTVFSNVTDNMQIAKEEIFGPVQSIFKFETLEEVIERSNDTHYGLAAGVFTKNIDLALEYAKAVEAGSVWINQWSSINFQTPFGGFKESGIGREMGEESMNHYFETKSISIRLPTRS, encoded by the exons ATGGCTGGGCTAGATTCAACACCAAAGCCTGATCCGACACCAAAAGTCCTTTACACCAAG CTTTTCATCGACAATGAGTTTGTCGATGCTGAAGGGGGGAAGACATTTCCTACCATAAATCCTTCGACTGGAACAAAAATCATTGACATTTCTGAAGCTAGTCCG GCCGATGTTGACAAAGCAGTCGCCGCAGCGAAGAGAGCTTTCGCCAGAGGGTCACCATGGAGATTAACGAGCGGTGCGCAAAGAGCGGCAATGATGCACAAG CTTGCTGATCTTATCGTGCAACACCAGGACGAAATAGCGAGTTTGGAGTCATTGGACAATGGAAAACCTTTCGCAAATGCTTACGGCGAGGTCCTCAACGCTGCAGAACTTATACGTTATTACGCCGGTTGGGCAGATAAAGTTCATGGCCTAACTGTTCCCTCGG atgaCGGTTCATTCTGCTTGACCAGAAAGGAGCCGATCGGCGTAGTCGGCCAAATCACTCCATGGAACTATCCCATGGTTATGGTGGCATTGAAATTGGCGCCCGCATTAGCAGCTGGTTGCACATGTGTTTTTAAACCAGCCGAACAGACGTCTTTGACTGCTCTGAGGGTAGCTAGTTTCGTTAAGGAAGCTGGATTTCCGCCCGGTGTTATCAACTTTGTACCTGGTTTCGGACAAACTGGAGCTGCACTTACCGCGCACAAGGATGTGGCGAAAATCAGTTTTACCGGATCTACGGAG GTCGGACATCTGATATTGAAGGCTGCTGGAGAGTCAAATTTGAAACGTGTAACACTCGAGCTCGGAGGAAAAAGTCCACTCGTCATTTTCAACGATGCTGATC TGGATTTAGCCGCACAACACGCTCACGAAGGTCTCTTCCACAATGCTGGTCAAACCTGTTGTGCGCCAACTCGTGTCTTCGTACAGTCCAAAGTTTACGATGAGTTCGTAAAGAAAGCCGTTGCTCTGGCTTTGGAAAAGAAAGTTGGAGATCCTTTCGTTCCTGGAGTCAACCAGGGTCCCCAG ATCGACACGGAAACCTTTGACAAGATCCTTGGTTTGATCGAAtccggaaagaaagaaggtgCGAAGCTGGAGACTGGTGGAAAACGTTTGGGAAAAGCCGGCTACTTCGTTGAACCAACAGTATTTTCGAACGTCACCGACAATATGCAAATTGCAAAGGAAGAG ATTTTCGGGCCAGTGCAatccattttcaaatttgagaCTCTGGAGGAGGTCATCGAAAGATCAAATGACACCCATTACGGATTGGCGGCCGGTGTCTTCACCAAAAACATCGACCTCGCTTTAGAATACGCGAAAGCTGTGGAGGCCGGTTCCGTCTG GATAAACCAATGGAGTTCTATTAATTTCCAAACGCCGTTCGGTGGGTTCAAAGAGTCCGGCATTGGGCGAGAAAT GGGCGAAGAGTCGATGAATCATTACTTCGAGACTAAAAGCATTTCGATAAGATTACCGACAAGAAGTTAA
- the LOC105690369 gene encoding cysteine and histidine-rich domain-containing protein morgana encodes MSESKILLNCYNRGCGQKYDPNDNKGDDCTHHPGQPVFHDAYKGWSCCNKKCTDFTEFLNIKGCTKSSHTNVKPVEPEKPVIDKSKASEVIEVRPPIQNYENSPRPSYHTPQTTIKPSISSALLEQTHEIKVQDVASAGTKIPVGEMCKHKGCKASYTGTVIDEETCNHHPGVPIFHEGLKYWSCCKKKTTDFAVFLEQPGCSQGTHLWLSEATNKTIKCRMDWHQTGGFVVVSIFCKKYSPSLSSIKLNPVRLSIDLYFQEEDSRYNLDVELRGVVIVEESSVNMLPTKVEIKLKKAEPGSWAKLETAHPSVRVEKTVAPQTDLDREESITTQVDAVDLSDI; translated from the exons ATGTCAGAATCAAAAATATTGCTGAACTGTTATAATCGTGGTTGTGGTCAGAAATACGATCCCAATGACAACAAGGGGG ATGACTGCACTCATCATCCTGGACAACCAGTATTCCACGATGCATACAAGGGCTGGTCATGCTGTAATAAGAAATGTACCGACTTTACGGAGTTTCTGAATATTAAAGGGTGCACCAAGTCTTCACATACGAATGTGAAGCCGGTAGAACCAGAGAAACCAGTAATTGATAAATCCAAAGCAAGCGAAGTGATTGAAGTCAGACCACCTATTCAAAACTATGAAAATTCACCACGGCCTTCTTATCATACTCCTCAAACAACTATAAAACCCAGTATATCCAGTGCCTTACTTGAACAAACTCATGAGATTAAGGTGCAGGATGTAGCTAGCGCAGGAACCAAAATACCTGTTGGTGAAATGTGCAAGCACAAAGGTTGCAAGGCTTCATACACTGGTACTGTAATTGATGAAGAAACCTGCAACCATCATCCAGGAGTGCCCATATTCCATGAGGGCCTCAAATATTGGTcgtgttgtaagaaaaaaactaccgaCTTTGCTGTATTTCTAGAACAGCCCGGTTGCTCCCAAGGAACACATCTGTGGTTGAGCGAG GCTACAAACAAAACTATAAAGTGCCGAATGGATTGGCATCAAACTGGAGGATTTGTGGTTGTTTCCATATTCTGCAAAAAGTATTCACCCAGCCTATCAAGCATCAAATTAAATCCAGTCCGACTGTCCATAGATCTGTACTTCCAAGAAGAGGATTCGAGATATAATCTAGATGTCGAACTTAGAGGG GTAGTTATTGTCGAGGAAAGTAGCGTAAATATGCTTCCAACTAAAGTAGAAATAAAACTTAAAAAAGCTGAACCAGGTTCTTGGGCAAAACTTGAAACTGCACATCCTTCTGTTAGAGTTGAAAAAACAGTTGCTCCACAAACAGACCTTGATAGAGAGGAGAGTATCACCACACAAGTGGATGCTGTAGACCTTAGTGATATTTGA
- the LOC105690384 gene encoding aldehyde dehydrogenase 1A1, with protein sequence MANRSPAIKHTKLFINNEWIEAESGRTFQTIDPATENVIANISEADKADVDKAVSAALKAFARDAPWRTMDASSRALLMNKLADLIERDINHIASLESLDNGKTFANAVLDVQGSVAVIRHYAGWCDKIHGNTIPADGNHFSLTRKEPVGVVGQIIPWNYPLAMLSWKWGPALAAGCTIVLKPAEQTPLTALYVASLVQEAGFPAGVINVLPGYGPTAGAAIAEHPDINKVAFTGSTEVGHLIMAAAAKTNLKRVSLELGGKSPLVIFDDFDVNEAADIAHAALFDNHGQSCCAGSRTYVQAGIYDAFVARAKELAIQRKVGDPFGSDVVQGPQIDKDQLDKITALVESGKQQGATVQTGGARHGNVGFFFQPTVFSNVTDDMRIAKEEIFGPVQSIFKFNTLEEVIKRANNTTYGLAAGVLTNDINKALTFAKAVQAGSVWINCYDGITPQTPFGGYKKSGIGRELGEDGLHDYLEVKTITIKTPTKN encoded by the exons ATGGCGAACCGCAGCCCCGCTATCAAACATACTAAG TTGTTCATCAACAACGAATGGATCGAGGCTGAAAGTGGTAGAACGTTTCAGACGATTGACCCAGCCACCGAGAATGTTATTGCGAACATATCAGAAGCTGATAAA GCTGACGTTGATAAGGCTGTTTCGGCTGCCTTAAAAGCATTTGCAAGAGACGCGCCATGGCGTACTATGGATGCTTCGAGCAGAGCCTTACTGATGAACAAG CTCGCTGATCTTATCGAAAGAGACATCAACCATATCGCGAGCCTGGAATCTCTGGATAATGGGAAGACATTTGCCAACGCTGTCTTAGACGTACAAGGTTCCGTCGCCGTAATCCGTCACTATGCCGGTTGGTGCGACAAAATTCATGGGAACACGATACCCGcag ACGGAAATCACTTTTCTCTGACCCGCAAGGAACCGGTAGGCGTCGTGGGGCAAATTATTCCCTGGAATTATCCTCTGGCCATGTTATCCTGGAAATGGGGTCCAGCATTAGCCGCTGGTTGTACCATTGTATTGAAACCGGCGGAACAAACACCTTTGACCGCTCTCTACGTAGCTTCTCTAGTTCAGGAAGCAGGTTTTCCTGCAGGAGTTATCAACGTCCTTCCAGGATACGGACCTACTGCCGGGGCGGCGATCGCCGAACACCCGGACATTAACAAAGTCGCCTTTACCGGTTCTACTGAG GTCGGCCATCTGATAATGGCAGCAGCGGCGAAGACTAATTTGAAACGCGTGAGTTTGGAACTCGGAGGAAAGAGTCCTCTTGTTATATTCGACGACTTTGATG TCAACGAAGCCGCAGATATCGCGCACGCTGCGCTATTCGACAATCACGGACAAAGTTGTTGCGCTggttcgcgtacgtacgttcaagCCGGAATCTACGACGCATTTGTAGCTCGAGCAAAAGAATTGGCTATTCAAAGGAAGGTTGGAGATCCGTTCGGTTCCGACGTCGTACAGGGACCTCAAATTGACAAGGATCAGCTCGACAAAATCACGGCACTCGTGGAGTCTGGAAAACAGCAAGGTGCGACCGTCCAAACTGGAGGTGCGCGCCATGGAAAtgttggatttttctttcag CCTACCGTGTTTTCCAATGTTACTGACGATATGAGAATCGCCAAGGAAGAGATTTTCGGACCGGTGCAATCGATCTTCAAGTTCAACACCCTGGAGGAAGTAATCAAACGTGCTAATAATACGACATATGGTCTTGCCGCTGGGGTACTAACGAACGATATCAACAAGGCTCTAACTTTCGCGAAGGCGGTCCAGGCTGGATCCGTTTG GATAAACTGCTACGACGGTATTACCCCGCAAACACCGTTCGGCGGTTACAAGAAATCTGGAATCGGGAGAGAACT TGGCGAGGATGGGCTGCACGATTATCTCGAAGTCAAAACGATCACAATCAAAACACCCaccaaaaattga
- the LOC105690398 gene encoding ADAM 17-like protease: MKTEDSLLVICLVLHYICFARSSLHKNLKYYETLHTTQFEHRVVKRGVQHSHHPFNKINEVEFYTHGRNFRLFLTPRREVMHSNFKAYEVNGDGKETTIHVDHENFYHGRVFGEVESYAHVHIDDGLLTATITLPEDTYHIEPSWRHLPHMDNRSMIAYKASNVKLSWEHYEGGEGHTHGVPKTCGYVKEEIDIDDDEKEGDNGMDEIDPSTFQRTKRQTETYEYTPTKTRCPLLLVADYRFYREMGASNTKTTINYLISLIDRVHKIYNDTLWQERQEQDGFKGMGFVIKKIVVHSEPTRMRGGETHYNMVREKWDVRTLLEVFSREYSHKDFCLAHLFTDLKFDGGILGLAYVGSPRRNSVGGICTPEYFKNGYTLYLNSGLSSSRNHYGQRVITREADLVTAHEFGHNWGSEHDPDITECSPSASQGGSYLMYTYSVSGYDVNNKRFSPCSLRSIRKVLQAKSGRCFSEPEESFCGNLRVEGDEECDAGLLGTEDNDSCCDKNCKLRRNQGAVCSDKNSPCCQNCAFMPVAVKCRDAQYATCEQASQCTGASSECPRSPPMNDGTGCLERGQCRNGKCVPYCETQGLQSCMCDTIADACKRCCRMSLNETCFPVDPQDILPDGTPCIQGFCNKGVCEKTIQDVVERFWDIIEDININKVMRFLKDNIVGAVIICTAIVWIPASCVVSYIDRRRIKEAEKKWRWQHTDELIHPEDQRRIVHIQGSSRQRAQPS; encoded by the exons ATGAAAACAGAAGATTCGTTATTGGTGATCTGTTTAGTCCTTCACTATATCTGCTTCGCCC GAAGCAGTCTTcacaaaaacttgaaatattaTGAAACACTACACACCACTCAATTCGAGCATCGAGTTGTCAAAAGAGGGGTTCAACATAGCCATCATcctttcaataaaataaatgaagttgAATTTTATACTCATGGACG AAATTTTCGCTTGTTCCTTACTCCAAGGCGCGAAGTGATGCATTCTAATTTCAAAGCATATGAGGTAAACGGGGATGGCAAAGAAACAACTATTCATGTTG ATCatgagaatttttatcatgGACGCGTATTTGGAGAAGTGGAATCATATGCTCATGTACATATCGATGACGGATTATTAACTGCAACAATTACTTTACCCGAGGACACTTATCACATTGAA CCTTCGTGGAGACACTTACCGCATATGGACAACCGTTCTATGATAGCTTACAAAGCTTCCAACGTGAAACTCAGCTGGGAGCATTATGAGGGAGGCGAAGGACATACTCATGGAGTCCCTAAAACCTGTGGCTATGTCAAAGAGGAAATAG ATATTGATGATGATGAGAAAGAGGGTGACAATGGGATGGATGAAATAGATCCCAGCACCTTTCAAAGAACTAAAAGACAGACGGAGACTTATGAATATACGCCAACTAAGACTCGATGCCCACTTCTATTAGTCGCAGACTACAGATTTTATCGGGAAATGGGAGCTAGCAATACAAAAACCACTATAAACTACTTG ATCAGTCTCATCGATAgagtacataaaatatacaacGATACCCTTTGGCAAGAACGTCAAGAGCAGGATGGTTTTAAAGGGATGGgttttgtaattaaaaaaattgttgtacaTAGTGAACCTACTCGAATGCGAGGAGGAGAAACCCATTATAACATGGTTCGTGAAAAGTGGGATGTGAGAACTCTTCTTGAG GTTTTTAGTCGAGAATATAGCCATAAAGATTTCTGCCTAGCACATTTATTCACTGATCTGAAATTTGATGGTGGTATACTAGGCTTAGCATATGTTGGGTCTCCACGAAGAAACTCGGTCGGTGGAATATGTACACCAG AATACTTTAAAAATgggtatacattatacttgAACTCTGGGCTTAGTTCCAGTAGAAATCATTATGGGCAAAGAGTAATTACTCGTGAAGCTGATTTGGTAACTGCTCATGAGTTTGGGCACAACTGGGGTTCTGAACATGATCCAGATATAACA gaatgCAGTCCTAGTGCGAGTCAAGGAGGATCTTATCTGATGTACACATACAGCGTTAGCGGATATGACGTGAATAACAAG CGCTTCTCACCATGCAGTTTACGTTCAATAAGGAAAGTATTGCAAGCAAAGTCCGGTCGATGTTTCTCAGAGCCAGAGGAATCATTTTGTGGAAATCTGCGAGTGGAGGGTGACGAAGAATGTGACGCAGGTTTACTGGGTACTGAAGATAATGATTCGTGTTGTGATAAGAACTGCAAACTACGTCGCAATCAAGGCGCTGTGTGCAG TGACAAGAATTCTCCGTGTTGCCAAAACTGTGCTTTCATGCCGGTAGCTGTAAAATGTAGAGATGCTCAATATGCTACCTGTGAGCAGGCGTCCCAATGCACTGGAGCATCTAGTGAGTGTCCTCGATCACCTCCAATGAATGATGGAACAGGATGTTTGGAGCGAGGACAATGCCGGAATGGTAAATGTGTCCCATACTGTGAAACGCAGGGTTTGCAGAGTTGCATGTGTGACACAA TTGCAGATGCTTGTAAACGGTGCTGCAGAATGAGTCTTAACGAAACTTGTTTCCCAGTCGACCCACAAGATATTTTGCCTGACGGGACACCATGTATTCAAGGTTTTTGTAATAAG gGAGTTTGTGAGAAGACGATCCAAGATGTAGTTGAGCGATTCTGGGATATTATTGaagatataaatattaataaagtGATGCGTTTCTTGAAGGACAAC